GATGCGCTTGCTGCAACTAGACCAAATAAATCAAATTTACCAGCAATCCAGCACCCTGCACGGCTTACCTTTTGTGGATTCTATTCTGGAGAAATTGCAGGTTCAGTACGAAATAGAGCCGCGGGAGCTTGCCCGCATTCCAACCCAAGGGGCGTTTATTGCTATTGCCAACCACCCTTACGGCGGTTTAGATGGTTTGCTACTTTTAAAGATACTCGCCACCATCCGGCCCGAATTTAAGCTCTTAGCTAATCCAATTTTAAAAAAGCTGCCCAATATGGAAGAGTTTTTTATTCCGGTTAATCCTTTTAAAACGGCCAACCAAAACCACGTGCCCGGTGTCCGGAAAGCCTTGCGTTTGCTCCAGAACGATGTACCAATTGGCATGTTCCCGGCCGGAGAAGTTTCCAGTTGGCAAACAAACACCCGGAAAGTGATGGATCCGGAATGGCATGCCGGATTGGCAGGTTTGATTAACAAGGCCCGCGTACCGGTGGTACCTATTTACTTTAGCGGCGGTAATAGTTTGTATTTTAATTTATTGGGCTTTTTGCATCCTTTTTTGCGCACCTTGCGGCTACCCGCCGAATTATTAAATAAAGAAGGTATAAACGTTAAAATACGGATTGGCAAACCCCTTACTTACGCCGAACTTATCCGTCTGCCGCAAACCGAATTGTTACCTTTTCTGCGCGCGAAAACCTATGCCTTAGGAACCAGCTTTTTTAAAAAAAGTTATTATGGACTACCTAAGCTACCATTTCCCACCGCTAAAACTTTGGTTCCGGAAACTGATGCTACTTTAATTCAACAGGATATTGACCAGCTTAACACTAAAAACCTGTTATTCACGCACCAGCACTACCGTGTGTATCTGGCCTCCAGCGCCCAAATACCACACGTTTTACGGGAAATTGGCCGCTTGCGCGAAATTACTTTCCGGGAAGTAGGCGAAGGGACCAACCAAGAAACTGACCTGGATGCTTTTGACCAGCACTACGAACACTTATTTTTGTATGATACCCGCACCCGCTTAATTATTGGGGCTTACCGGCTGGGTCATGGCAAAGAAATTTTTCAGCAGTTTGGCAAACAGGGTTTTTATCTGCACTCGCTTTTTAAAATTAAAAAGCATTTTATTCCCATTCTGGAGCGATCGCTGGAGTTAGGTCGTTCTTTCGTCCGAGCGGAATACCAAAAGCAAACCCTGCCTTTGCTACTGCTCTGGAAAGGCATTGCCCTGTATTTAGTTGATAAGAAACACTGTCAGTATTTACTGGGGCCCGTAAGTATCAGCGATTGTCTTTCTACTACGTCCAAGAGTATCATTGTTGAATTTATCCGGGAACATTTCTTTGATCATGATTTAGCGTCGCTGGTTGTGCCCCGGAAAAAGTTTCGCTACCGGCGTTCTTCTTATTATTCCGAAAATGTGCTGCACAAGAACATCCAATCGGTAAAATCACTCGACGAACTGATTGCCGAAATAGAACCTAAACACCTGCGGTTACCTATTTTATTAAAAAAATACCTGCAGCAAAACGCAAAAATCATTGGCTTTAACATCGACCCGAAATTTTCTAATTCGCTGGATGGTTTTCTGGTTATGTCGGTGCACGATTTATCGGATACCGCAAGGGCATTACTCGATCGCATTAGTTTGGAACACTAGTGCTTTCTGCTCAATTTTAATTGTAGAAGTATTGGTTGTATCAAAAAATTAATTTGTTATAAATTATACACTTTTGTACCCGCTTCAAATATTCAGATCAAATATTACCAATAAAAAACTCCCTTTCTAAAATAAGACTTAGAAAGGGAGTTTTTATGTGATTAAATTACTTAAACCAGTAAACCCAAACACCAAAAGTAAGATACTTGCTAAATAAAATCCTCTATTTGGTAAATATTTGGTAAATATTTGGTAAGTAGTTAAATAGAAGC
The sequence above is a segment of the Adhaeribacter swui genome. Coding sequences within it:
- a CDS encoding lysophospholipid acyltransferase family protein → MEILSTEEFAKSNTFLKKGISYLNPWLMRLLQLDQINQIYQQSSTLHGLPFVDSILEKLQVQYEIEPRELARIPTQGAFIAIANHPYGGLDGLLLLKILATIRPEFKLLANPILKKLPNMEEFFIPVNPFKTANQNHVPGVRKALRLLQNDVPIGMFPAGEVSSWQTNTRKVMDPEWHAGLAGLINKARVPVVPIYFSGGNSLYFNLLGFLHPFLRTLRLPAELLNKEGINVKIRIGKPLTYAELIRLPQTELLPFLRAKTYALGTSFFKKSYYGLPKLPFPTAKTLVPETDATLIQQDIDQLNTKNLLFTHQHYRVYLASSAQIPHVLREIGRLREITFREVGEGTNQETDLDAFDQHYEHLFLYDTRTRLIIGAYRLGHGKEIFQQFGKQGFYLHSLFKIKKHFIPILERSLELGRSFVRAEYQKQTLPLLLLWKGIALYLVDKKHCQYLLGPVSISDCLSTTSKSIIVEFIREHFFDHDLASLVVPRKKFRYRRSSYYSENVLHKNIQSVKSLDELIAEIEPKHLRLPILLKKYLQQNAKIIGFNIDPKFSNSLDGFLVMSVHDLSDTARALLDRISLEH